From the genome of Streptomyces sp. NBC_01116, one region includes:
- a CDS encoding D-2-hydroxyacid dehydrogenase: protein MPDPVLLVLDAAPSPRLGRLTGRVDVRYADASSLAGLLPDADVLLVWDLASDAVRRAWPGPGARPRWVHTASAGVDRLLCPELVASDTVLTNARGVFERPVAESVAGLVLAFATDLPGVLECRRERRPHDREGQRVAGSRALVVGAGPIGREITRLLHGLGLTVALVGRTARRTIHGVADLDRLAARADWVIAAVPLTESTRGMFDSRFFGLLQPSARFIDAGRAATVVEADLVDALNRRWLAGAALSTFQEEAPAPGSPLWDAPGLVLTPALGGNTAGWRDRLGERFVAMYEQWSRGAPLPNTVDKKLGYVPSTDLSEDGPAH from the coding sequence ATGCCGGATCCCGTCCTGCTCGTCCTCGACGCGGCGCCCTCCCCGCGGCTCGGCCGGCTGACCGGCCGGGTGGACGTGCGGTACGCGGACGCCTCCTCGCTCGCCGGGCTGCTCCCGGACGCCGATGTGCTGCTCGTATGGGACCTGGCGTCCGACGCGGTGCGGCGGGCCTGGCCCGGGCCGGGCGCGCGGCCGCGGTGGGTGCACACGGCGAGCGCGGGCGTGGACCGGCTGCTCTGCCCGGAGCTGGTCGCGTCCGACACGGTCCTCACCAACGCGCGGGGCGTCTTCGAGCGGCCGGTCGCGGAGAGCGTGGCGGGTCTGGTGCTGGCCTTCGCCACGGATCTGCCCGGCGTCCTGGAGTGCCGGCGGGAGCGGCGCCCGCACGACCGGGAGGGGCAGCGGGTCGCCGGTTCGCGGGCGCTGGTGGTGGGCGCGGGGCCGATCGGCCGGGAGATCACCCGGCTGCTGCACGGCCTGGGGCTCACGGTGGCGCTGGTGGGGCGGACGGCCCGGCGCACGATCCACGGGGTGGCGGATCTGGACCGGCTGGCGGCGCGCGCGGACTGGGTGATCGCGGCGGTCCCGCTCACGGAGTCGACGCGCGGGATGTTCGACAGCCGGTTCTTCGGGCTGCTCCAGCCGTCGGCACGGTTCATCGACGCCGGGCGCGCGGCGACGGTGGTCGAGGCCGACCTGGTGGACGCGCTGAACCGCCGCTGGCTCGCGGGGGCGGCGCTCAGCACCTTCCAGGAGGAGGCGCCCGCCCCCGGGAGCCCGCTGTGGGATGCCCCGGGTCTCGTCCTGACCCCGGCCCTGGGCGGGAACACCGCGGGCTGGCGGGACCGGCTGGGCGAGCGTTTCGTGGCGATGTACGAACAGTGGTCGCGCGGGGCGCCGTTGCCGAACACGGTGGACAAGAAGCTCGGTTACGTCCCGTCGACCGACCTCTCCGAGGACGGCCCCGCGCACTGA
- the ehuC gene encoding ectoine/hydroxyectoine ABC transporter permease subunit EhuC: MSDFLSLLVEEFPRVRSGLWVTLQATVLGALLAGVLAFALGLMAGSRLFLARGVSRVVVEFFRGTSLYIQLFWLYYAMPLLTGYELTPVVCGVVAFGLNFGAYGAEVVRGAINSVPRGQYEAAIALNLSPNRRLWKVILPQAWVQMIPSFTNLLIQLLKATPLLWLISAADLMTVIQQLRDRTGETLTAYLTLLAAYFVLAYALTMLMNLLERSAKRRLGLDTGAKSLFKSRSASTTAVGGTR; the protein is encoded by the coding sequence ATGAGCGACTTCCTCTCCCTCCTCGTCGAGGAGTTCCCCAGAGTCCGGTCGGGTCTGTGGGTGACGCTCCAGGCCACGGTCCTGGGCGCACTGCTGGCCGGGGTGCTGGCCTTCGCCCTCGGGCTGATGGCGGGCAGCCGGCTGTTCCTGGCCCGGGGGGTCTCCCGGGTGGTCGTGGAGTTCTTCCGGGGCACCTCCCTCTACATCCAGCTGTTCTGGCTCTACTACGCGATGCCGCTGCTGACCGGCTACGAACTGACCCCGGTCGTCTGCGGGGTGGTCGCGTTCGGCCTCAACTTCGGTGCGTACGGCGCGGAAGTGGTGCGCGGCGCGATCAACTCCGTGCCGCGCGGGCAGTACGAGGCGGCGATCGCGCTCAACCTGAGCCCGAACAGGCGGCTGTGGAAGGTGATCCTACCGCAGGCCTGGGTGCAGATGATCCCGAGCTTCACCAACCTGCTGATCCAGCTGCTGAAGGCGACCCCGCTGCTGTGGCTGATCTCCGCCGCCGATCTGATGACGGTGATCCAGCAGCTGCGCGACCGTACCGGTGAGACCCTCACCGCCTATCTGACCCTGCTGGCCGCCTACTTCGTCCTGGCCTACGCGCTCACGATGCTGATGAACCTGCTGGAGCGGAGCGCCAAGCGACGGCTCGGCCTGGACACCGGCGCGAAGAGCCTGTTCAAGAGCCGCAGCGCGTCCACGACCGCCGTGGGAGGTACCCGGTGA
- a CDS encoding IclR family transcriptional regulator: MALKPEPTAPFHSVQYALRVLETVSKHGNGVTDAQISRETGLPTGHLASLLLTLRREGYVEQVSDGAYVIGASLLLLGSGAARRQALEDRLQHTLSELRDSVGAAVYLSRYVDGEVSVQQVADGPLTPAVNEWVDFRSSAHASAVGKCLLAQLDHDGRRDHISRHRTARLTSRTITDEKILFSQLDAQSVTVPVLDIQEYAVGTVCAAVPLTAGSAAGCLALSLPIEDAHRLRAAADTLSRRAAPVLLSLAL; encoded by the coding sequence GTGGCGTTGAAGCCCGAGCCGACCGCGCCGTTCCATTCGGTGCAGTACGCCCTGCGCGTGCTCGAAACGGTTTCCAAGCACGGCAACGGCGTGACCGATGCCCAGATCTCCCGCGAGACGGGGCTGCCGACCGGCCACCTCGCCTCCCTGCTCCTCACGCTGCGCCGCGAGGGATACGTGGAGCAGGTCAGCGACGGCGCGTACGTCATCGGCGCCTCGCTGCTGCTGCTCGGTTCCGGGGCGGCCCGCCGCCAGGCCCTGGAGGACCGCCTCCAGCACACCCTGAGCGAGCTGCGCGACTCCGTCGGCGCGGCGGTCTACCTCAGCCGCTACGTCGACGGCGAGGTCAGCGTGCAGCAGGTCGCGGACGGGCCGCTGACCCCGGCGGTCAACGAGTGGGTGGACTTCCGCTCCTCCGCGCACGCCAGCGCGGTCGGCAAGTGCCTGCTGGCCCAGCTCGACCACGACGGGCGGCGCGACCACATCTCCCGGCACCGGACGGCCCGGCTCACCTCCCGGACGATCACCGACGAGAAGATCCTCTTCTCCCAGCTGGACGCGCAGTCCGTCACGGTCCCGGTGCTGGATATCCAGGAGTACGCGGTGGGCACCGTCTGCGCGGCCGTGCCGCTGACGGCCGGCTCCGCCGCGGGCTGCCTCGCCCTGTCGCTGCCGATCGAGGACGCGCACCGGCTGCGGGCGGCGGCCGACACCCTCAGCCGCCGGGCGGCTCCGGTCCTGCTGTCGCTGGCTCTGTAG
- a CDS encoding LLM class flavin-dependent oxidoreductase, translated as MDEIRGDETRSDTRGDATTGGASGGPADADGIRGAAAGTAAVPLSVLDLVTVGQGSTATRALRTSVDIAKLTESRGFHRFWVAEHHSMPGVASSSPAVILAHIAAHTERIRLGSGGVMLPNHAPLVIAEQFGTLEAMAPGRVDLGLGRAPGTDGATAAALRRSDRLNEGADDFPQQLMELIRFLDDDFPDGHPYARIHAVPGPVQATAPGGVQSAHRPPVWLLGSSGFSARLAGTLGLPFAFAHHFSAQNTIPALDLYRESFRPSAVLDAPYALIGVSALAADDEREARRQVLTGALSMVRLRTGRPGLIPSPEEAAAYDFSPMEREFVDGWLANVVHGTADEVRGGLDDLAKRTGADELMITANAHGGEARLRSYDLIADAYGLPAAP; from the coding sequence GTGGACGAGATCCGAGGCGACGAGACCCGCAGCGACACGCGAGGTGACGCGACCACCGGGGGCGCGAGCGGCGGCCCGGCCGACGCCGACGGGATCCGGGGCGCCGCAGCCGGAACGGCCGCCGTTCCGCTGTCCGTCCTCGATCTCGTCACCGTGGGGCAGGGCAGCACCGCGACGCGGGCCCTGCGCACCAGCGTGGACATCGCGAAGCTCACCGAGAGCCGCGGCTTCCACCGCTTCTGGGTCGCCGAGCACCACTCCATGCCCGGGGTCGCCTCGTCCTCCCCGGCCGTGATCCTGGCGCACATCGCCGCCCACACCGAGCGTATCCGGCTCGGTTCCGGCGGGGTGATGCTGCCCAACCACGCGCCGCTGGTGATCGCCGAGCAGTTCGGCACCCTGGAGGCGATGGCCCCGGGCCGCGTCGACCTCGGCCTCGGCCGCGCCCCCGGCACCGACGGGGCGACGGCGGCGGCCCTGCGCCGCAGCGACCGGCTCAACGAGGGCGCGGACGACTTCCCGCAGCAGCTCATGGAGCTGATCCGGTTCCTGGACGACGACTTCCCCGACGGGCATCCGTACGCCCGGATCCACGCCGTGCCGGGCCCGGTCCAGGCGACCGCCCCCGGCGGCGTGCAGTCCGCGCACCGCCCGCCGGTCTGGCTGCTGGGCTCCTCCGGCTTCAGCGCGCGGCTGGCCGGGACGCTGGGGCTGCCGTTCGCCTTCGCGCACCACTTCTCGGCGCAGAACACCATCCCCGCGCTGGACCTGTACCGCGAGTCCTTCCGGCCCTCCGCCGTGCTGGACGCCCCGTACGCCCTGATCGGGGTCTCGGCGCTGGCCGCCGACGACGAGCGCGAGGCCCGCCGCCAGGTGCTGACCGGAGCCCTGTCCATGGTCCGGCTGCGCACCGGCCGCCCGGGGCTGATCCCGAGCCCCGAGGAGGCCGCGGCGTACGACTTCTCCCCGATGGAGCGGGAGTTCGTCGACGGCTGGCTCGCCAACGTCGTCCACGGCACCGCCGACGAGGTCCGCGGCGGCCTCGACGACCTGGCCAAGCGGACCGGCGCCGACGAGCTGATGATCACCGCCAACGCGCACGGCGGCGAGGCGCGGCTGCGCAGCTACGACCTGATCGCGGACGCGTACGGCCTGCCCGCGG
- the ehuA gene encoding ectoine/hydroxyectoine ABC transporter ATP-binding protein EhuA, translated as MATEPLPLQKTESPGPAAAPEDAVPATARTGEPLVRFDKVVKRYGDHVVLDELDFTVDRGEHVTLIGPSGSGKTTILRLLMTLEKVSGGVIWVNGEPLTHVRAPDGSLKPAGEKQLRASRKKIGMVFQQFNLFPNMKVIENITEAPVSVLGKSREEAEVRARELLDLVGLSAKVDAHPSQLSGGQQQRVAIARALAMEPEILLLDEVTSALDPELVAGVLELLGDIARNTDITMLCVTHEMNFARDVSQKVLMFDAGRVVESGSPEKIFSDPSHERTREFLNAVL; from the coding sequence TTGGCCACTGAACCCCTCCCCCTGCAGAAGACGGAGTCGCCGGGGCCGGCCGCAGCTCCCGAGGACGCGGTGCCGGCCACCGCCCGCACGGGTGAGCCGCTGGTGCGGTTCGACAAGGTGGTGAAGCGCTACGGCGACCATGTGGTGCTGGACGAGCTGGACTTCACCGTGGACCGCGGCGAGCACGTCACGCTGATCGGGCCCAGCGGCTCGGGCAAGACCACGATCCTGCGGCTGCTGATGACGCTGGAGAAGGTCAGCGGCGGGGTGATCTGGGTCAACGGCGAGCCGTTGACCCACGTACGGGCCCCCGACGGTTCGCTGAAGCCCGCGGGCGAGAAGCAGCTGCGCGCGTCCCGGAAGAAGATCGGGATGGTCTTCCAGCAGTTCAACCTCTTCCCCAACATGAAGGTGATCGAGAACATCACCGAGGCCCCGGTCAGCGTGCTCGGCAAGAGCCGCGAGGAGGCCGAGGTGCGGGCCCGGGAGCTGCTGGACCTGGTCGGGCTCTCCGCGAAGGTCGACGCCCACCCCTCGCAGCTCTCCGGCGGCCAGCAGCAGCGGGTCGCCATCGCCCGCGCCCTGGCGATGGAGCCGGAGATCCTGCTCCTGGACGAGGTGACGTCGGCGCTCGACCCGGAGCTGGTGGCGGGCGTGCTGGAGCTGCTGGGGGACATCGCCCGGAACACCGACATCACCATGCTCTGCGTGACCCACGAGATGAACTTCGCCCGGGACGTCTCGCAGAAGGTGCTGATGTTCGACGCGGGACGGGTCGTGGAGTCCGGATCCCCGGAGAAAATCTTCTCCGATCCGTCACACGAACGTACGCGCGAGTTCCTCAACGCGGTGCTGTGA
- the ehuB gene encoding ectoine/hydroxyectoine ABC transporter substrate-binding protein EhuB, whose amino-acid sequence MAEFPNLSRRGFLNGSAAVGGLLVVPGLLTACSKTDAGSATGEGALDKLRKQGFVRVAYANEAPYGYLEGKELKGEAPTLHREIFKALGVDELKPTLSEWDGLIPGLQAGKYDVVSAGMAITPERCGNAIFSEPEFISPTALMVRKGNPKKITDLASAKEAGITVGVMSGAVEGSYAKGAGIAEDRIKTLQKPQDGADAVKGGRVDAFLLTGISLRWLAKTNPDTEVTEAFVPELDGKEQFSPGGAVFRKGNEDLRDSFNRELKKIVSDRSRYVQLLEPYGFGETEIPPADLKTADLCEG is encoded by the coding sequence ATGGCTGAATTCCCGAACCTGTCCCGCCGGGGCTTCCTCAACGGATCGGCTGCCGTGGGCGGCCTCCTCGTCGTTCCCGGCCTCCTCACCGCGTGCAGCAAGACCGACGCCGGCTCCGCGACCGGCGAGGGCGCCCTGGACAAGCTCCGCAAGCAGGGCTTCGTACGGGTGGCGTACGCGAACGAGGCCCCGTACGGCTACCTGGAGGGCAAGGAGCTCAAGGGCGAGGCCCCGACGCTGCACCGGGAGATCTTCAAGGCGCTCGGGGTGGACGAGCTGAAGCCGACGCTCTCCGAGTGGGACGGGCTGATCCCCGGGCTCCAGGCCGGGAAGTACGACGTGGTCAGCGCGGGCATGGCCATCACCCCGGAGCGCTGCGGCAACGCGATCTTCTCCGAGCCGGAGTTCATCTCGCCGACCGCGCTGATGGTGCGGAAGGGCAACCCGAAGAAGATCACCGACCTGGCCTCCGCGAAGGAAGCGGGAATCACCGTCGGCGTGATGTCCGGTGCGGTCGAGGGCAGTTACGCCAAGGGCGCCGGCATAGCCGAGGACAGGATCAAGACGCTGCAGAAGCCGCAGGACGGGGCCGACGCCGTCAAGGGCGGCCGGGTCGACGCCTTCCTGCTCACCGGCATCTCGCTGCGCTGGCTGGCGAAGACCAACCCGGACACCGAGGTCACCGAGGCGTTCGTGCCGGAGCTGGACGGCAAGGAGCAGTTCTCCCCCGGCGGCGCGGTGTTCCGCAAGGGCAACGAGGACCTGCGGGACTCCTTCAACCGCGAGCTGAAGAAGATCGTGTCGGACCGCTCCCGCTATGTGCAGCTGCTGGAGCCGTACGGCTTCGGGGAGACGGAGATCCCGCCCGCCGACCTGAAGACGGCGGACCTGTGCGAGGGCTGA
- a CDS encoding decarboxylase, with amino-acid sequence MTTVGLLYPGHAAEDDFPRTEILLDTDIRLPLFSTETGEDAYRADALREQGAPARIAEGVEELRLAGAEALLWASSGGSFGQGWEGAHEQVATLARSAGLPASSTSIGFVHAVRELGAGRVAVAAPYPEDVTGLFAEFLATAGVEVVAAVSGGAASSAEAGGWAPERVKRLAREADHPDAEVVLVPDTSLHTTAYVPELEELLGKPVLTANQVTVWEGLRLTDRRTWAPTLGTLFATREPVLRSLEPKGIEVRE; translated from the coding sequence ATGACGACCGTAGGACTTCTCTACCCGGGCCACGCCGCCGAGGACGACTTCCCACGGACCGAGATCCTGCTCGACACCGACATCCGACTGCCCCTGTTCTCCACCGAGACCGGCGAGGACGCCTACCGCGCCGACGCGCTGCGCGAGCAGGGCGCACCCGCCCGGATCGCCGAGGGCGTCGAGGAACTGCGTCTCGCCGGGGCCGAGGCGCTGCTGTGGGCCTCCAGTGGCGGCAGCTTCGGGCAGGGCTGGGAGGGCGCGCACGAGCAGGTCGCCACGCTCGCCCGGAGCGCGGGCCTGCCCGCCTCCAGCACCTCGATCGGCTTCGTCCACGCGGTACGGGAGCTGGGCGCGGGCCGGGTCGCGGTCGCCGCCCCCTACCCCGAGGACGTCACCGGGCTCTTCGCGGAGTTCCTGGCGACGGCGGGCGTGGAGGTGGTGGCCGCCGTGTCCGGCGGGGCCGCGTCGTCGGCCGAGGCCGGTGGCTGGGCCCCGGAACGGGTGAAGCGGCTGGCGCGTGAGGCCGACCACCCGGACGCCGAGGTGGTGCTCGTCCCGGACACCTCCCTGCACACCACCGCGTACGTCCCCGAGCTGGAGGAACTCCTCGGCAAGCCCGTCCTCACGGCGAACCAGGTGACGGTGTGGGAGGGGCTGCGTCTCACCGACCGCCGGACCTGGGCCCCCACCCTGGGCACCCTGTTCGCCACCCGCGAGCCGGTGCTGAGGTCGCTGGAGCCGAAGGGCATCGAGGTACGGGAGTAG
- the ehuD gene encoding ectoine/hydroxyectoine ABC transporter permease subunit EhuD, with protein MNGFDWNAVGESLPLLLEGFKVTLLATVLGTLVAAVLGLAVAMAGRAPSRFVTVPVRLVTEFVRSTPLLVQLVGAAALFNTVEPLYIGIAVLGVHYAAYTSEVYRAGIDGVPKGQWEACRALSLSPRRTWQAVILPQAVRNVLPALGNYAISMFKETPFLAVITVQEMVFEARKYGAEQFAYTEVFTLAGLIFLVASYPTSLLMRKLEKRLGH; from the coding sequence GTGAACGGCTTCGACTGGAACGCCGTCGGCGAGTCCCTGCCCCTTCTCCTGGAGGGGTTCAAGGTCACCCTGCTCGCCACGGTGCTCGGCACCCTGGTGGCGGCCGTGCTGGGCCTGGCCGTCGCGATGGCCGGACGCGCGCCCAGCAGGTTCGTGACGGTCCCGGTGCGCCTCGTCACGGAGTTCGTCCGCTCCACCCCGCTGCTGGTCCAACTGGTCGGGGCTGCCGCCCTGTTCAACACGGTGGAGCCGCTGTACATCGGCATCGCCGTGCTGGGCGTCCACTACGCCGCGTACACCTCCGAGGTCTACCGGGCCGGGATCGACGGCGTGCCGAAGGGCCAGTGGGAGGCGTGCCGCGCGCTGTCGCTGTCGCCCCGGCGCACCTGGCAGGCCGTGATCCTGCCGCAGGCGGTGCGCAACGTGCTGCCCGCGCTCGGGAACTACGCGATCTCGATGTTCAAGGAGACGCCGTTCCTCGCCGTGATCACGGTGCAGGAGATGGTCTTCGAGGCCCGGAAGTACGGGGCCGAGCAGTTCGCGTACACCGAGGTGTTCACCCTCGCCGGCCTGATCTTCCTGGTCGCGAGCTACCCCACGTCGCTGTTGATGAGAAAGCTGGAGAAGCGCCTTGGCCACTGA